A stretch of Nonomuraea africana DNA encodes these proteins:
- a CDS encoding helix-turn-helix transcriptional regulator → MYAEWSPGAALADRVACLWEQDCAEEGTQLVVPDACVDLIWGPGGPHVAGPDTGPVPVRMRAGDVYRGIRFRPGALGGLLGVPADELRDERVPFADLGLPEDLTLASLTERLRRSPAPDPAAPAIAAALRGGASVREVAWDLGLSERHLHRRAVAAFGYSPKTLQRIVRFQRALRLARSGVPLATVAVESGYTDQAHLSHEVKRLSGVSMSGLLVPA, encoded by the coding sequence ATGTACGCGGAATGGAGCCCGGGCGCGGCCCTCGCCGATCGGGTGGCCTGCCTGTGGGAGCAGGACTGCGCGGAGGAGGGCACCCAGCTCGTGGTGCCCGACGCCTGCGTCGACCTGATCTGGGGTCCCGGCGGTCCCCACGTCGCGGGCCCCGACACCGGCCCGGTGCCGGTGCGCATGCGCGCGGGCGACGTGTACAGGGGCATCAGGTTCCGGCCCGGAGCGCTGGGCGGGCTGCTCGGCGTGCCGGCCGACGAACTCCGCGACGAGCGCGTTCCTTTCGCGGATCTGGGGCTGCCCGAGGATCTGACGCTCGCCTCCCTGACCGAACGGCTGCGCAGGAGCCCCGCACCGGATCCCGCCGCACCGGCGATCGCCGCGGCCCTGCGGGGTGGGGCGTCGGTGCGGGAGGTGGCGTGGGATCTGGGGTTGAGCGAGCGTCACCTGCACAGGAGGGCCGTGGCGGCTTTCGGGTACTCGCCGAAGACCCTGCAACGGATCGTGCGGTTCCAGCGGGCGCTCCGGTTGGCGCGGTCGGGGGTGCCGCTGGCGACGGTGGCCGTCGAGAGCGGCTACACCGACCAGGCCCACCTCTCCCACGAGGTCAAACGACTGAGCGGCGTCTCCATGAGCGGCCTCCTCGTCCCGGCGTAG